The Lacticaseibacillus rhamnosus DNA window ATCATACCCGCTCAGGCCTTAAATTGCAATCGCAACCGATAATTTCCTAAATGTTGGCGATTGGCAAAAAGCTCATACTCAACATAAATTTCACCCGCAACCGGTTCCGTGGTCATTCGCACATCAATCCGAGGTGTCACCGTTTCAACCGGAATAATACCGTATGGCGTCCGATAGCGGGTCAAAACCCGTTTTTCATCCGCAAAAAACAGTTTCAACTGGGTATCGCCATTACTGCTGCCACGCGAAAGTTGAATATCACCGTCTTCGCGCAGTTTCATCGTGACCGGCATGCTCGTTCCTGCATCCTCGTCCACTTCCTGATAGCGAATATAAAGTGCGTTCCCCATCTGTACCAACGTTCCAGGTTCATCAAAAACATGTGTCTCCTGATCATCACCTTGCGTCACAAACGTTTCAAGGTGAATCTGAATCGGCACTCCTTGTGAAAGATCCATAATGTCAATCCTTTCTATAGAGTATTGTACGCTCACAGGTCAAGAGGGTCGAGTACAGAGCGTGAGCCAGCCCGGTTAGAAACCGGAGCATAAGTGGCCTTGGGCGTGATGGCCGGGCTTTGGCCATTGCGCCCAAGGTCCTTATGCGCAGGTTTCTGGGCTGGCGAACGCGTTTAGAAAGTGAGCGCGAGCCGGCACGGTTAGGGATCGGAGTGTAAGTGGCCTAAGGCGCAGATCCCTGCGCCGGGGAGCGCGTTATAGGCATAAAAGAGAACACGCGCCCAAGAACTCTACACGCCAGACTTCCGCACCCCCAAACACCTTTATCCCAATGAAAATGGCTTTGTGCCTGACGTGTTCGGTCACCTTCGCTATAATATAGGTAATCTATTATTATGAAAGAAGGCGCACAATGGACCTAACGTCGCTGGCTGGTCAGCAAGCAGCCATCTTCCAGCAAGACTTCACCAAAGATGAGGCGCTGCTCAGCTTTGCCCACACCAATGCGTTATTAGCCCATCCCGAGCTCCATCCACCGCTGATGCTGCATTTCTGGACGGCTGAACAAACCGTCATTCTCGGTATGCAAGATTTAAAGTTACCACAATTGGGGCATGGGCTGCCAGTCCTGAGCAGCGAACAATATGGCGTCTTTGTCCGCAATTCCGGTGGGCTAGCGGTGATTGCCGACAGCGGCGTTTTGAATGTCTCGCTTTTTTTACCCAATGAAACGCGCCTGACCATCGATACTGCTTATGAGCTTATGACGTCACTATTTCGGACAGCATTTCCAGCGCTGAAAATTGCCACCAGTGAAATCACGCATTCCTATTGTCCCGGCAAATACGATTTGAGTGTCGGCGGCCAAAAATTCGCCGGCATGGCCCAGCGCCGGAATCAGGCCGGGGTGGTCGTGATGCTTTATTGCAGCATTTTCGGTGATCAAAATGCTCGCTGCGATTTACTACGTCGATTTTATCGGGCTGGACATGCCAGCGCCAGTCCCCATTTCACTTTTCCGCTTATCCGTTCAGAAACGATGACCACCCTTAGCGATTTACTTGATCGGCCACTGACGCGTAATGAGGCGATTCTTGCCATATTGAATGCCTTAGCAACTTACGGCATCGCAGCCGACATGAACTCGATGCCGGCAATATTGCGCGATCCTGCTTACCATCAAGCGCTCGCTGCAGCCACCGCCGATTTACGTACACGCAATCGCAACTT harbors:
- a CDS encoding DUF1934 domain-containing protein translates to MDLSQGVPIQIHLETFVTQGDDQETHVFDEPGTLVQMGNALYIRYQEVDEDAGTSMPVTMKLREDGDIQLSRGSSNGDTQLKLFFADEKRVLTRYRTPYGIIPVETVTPRIDVRMTTEPVAGEIYVEYELFANRQHLGNYRLRLQFKA
- a CDS encoding lipoate--protein ligase family protein: MDLTSLAGQQAAIFQQDFTKDEALLSFAHTNALLAHPELHPPLMLHFWTAEQTVILGMQDLKLPQLGHGLPVLSSEQYGVFVRNSGGLAVIADSGVLNVSLFLPNETRLTIDTAYELMTSLFRTAFPALKIATSEITHSYCPGKYDLSVGGQKFAGMAQRRNQAGVVVMLYCSIFGDQNARCDLLRRFYRAGHASASPHFTFPLIRSETMTTLSDLLDRPLTRNEAILAILNALATYGIAADMNSMPAILRDPAYHQALAAATADLRTRNRNLKKMGEHHAI